In Arvicanthis niloticus isolate mArvNil1 chromosome Y unlocalized genomic scaffold, mArvNil1.pat.X SUPER_Y_unloc_2, whole genome shotgun sequence, a single window of DNA contains:
- the LOC143433974 gene encoding uncharacterized protein LOC143433974 — MLETYWNLTAIGYNLEVHHTEEQHQTSRHHERHERSHTEEKPYECNQCGKAFSYHRSLQRHTRIHTGEKPHECNQCGKAFSQHINLQIHKRTHTGEKPYECNQCGKAFSQHSSLQYHKRTHTGEKPYACNQCGKSFSQNSNLHSHKRTHLGEKPHECNQCGKAFSSHSYLQRHKRTHTGKKPHECNQCGKAFSCHSNLQVHKRTHTGEKPYECDQCGKAFSQHSSLQSHKSTHLGEKPHECNQCGKAFSSHSSLQYHKRTHTGEKPYECNQCGKAFSSHSNLQSHKSTHLGEKPHECNQCGKAFSRHSHLQRHKRTHTGEKPYDCNQSGKAFSRHSSLQYHKRTHTREKPYECNQCGKAFSQHSNLQT, encoded by the exons atgctggagacctactggaacctcactgctattg ggtataatttggaagtccatcatactgaagaacaacatcaaacttctagacatcatgaaag gcatgaaagaagtcatactgaagagaaaccttatgaatgtaatcaatgtggtaaagccttttcatatcaccgtagtctccaaagacatacaagaatacatactggagagaagcctcatgaatgtaatcagtgtggtaaagccttttcacaacacattaatctccaaatacataaaagaacacatactggagagaaaccttatgaatgtaatcagtgtggtaaagccttttcacaacacagtagtctccaatatcataaaagaacacatactggagagaaaccttatgcatgtaatcaatgtggtaaatccTTTTCACAAAACAGTAATCTCcacagtcataaaagaacacatcttggagagaagcctcatgaatgtaatcaatgtggtaaagccttttcaagtcacagttatctccaaagacataaaagaacacatactggaaagaagcctcatgaatgtaatcaatgtggtaaagccttttcctgtcacagtaatctccaagtacataaaagaacacatactggagagaaaccttatgaatgtgatcaatgtggtaaagccttttcacaacacagtagtctccaaagtcataaaagtacacatcttggagagaagcctcatgaatgtaatcaatgtggtaaagccttttcaagtcacagtagtctccaatatcataaaagaacacatactggagagaaaccttatgaatgtaatcaatgtggtaaagccttttcaagtcacagtaatctccaaagtcataaaagtacacatcttggagagaagcctcatgaatgtaatcaatgtggtaaagccttttcacgtcacagtcatctccaaagacataaaagaacacatactggagagaaaccttatgattgtaatcaaagtggtaaagccttttcacgtcacagtagtctccaatatcataaaagaacacatactagagagaaaccttatgaatgtaatcaatgtggtaaagccttttcacaacacagtaatctccaaacataa